A DNA window from Nitrospinota bacterium contains the following coding sequences:
- a CDS encoding bifunctional phosphoribosyl-AMP cyclohydrolase/phosphoribosyl-ATP diphosphatase HisIE, translating to MEVDIPAELKYDAQGLIPTVVQELDGRVLMVAYMNAESLSMTIESGYTHFWSRSRQKFWKKGETSGHTQRVRRLWYDCDSDCLLVQVEQTGPACHTGEPTCFFQPVEADFGEAVPPAAGPEVFDRLAAVIEDRKADDQDDSYVARLSREGGSGISRKMMETAEEAARAAHDKDPQALVQEMADLWFHTLVLLADSGVEPKNVYGELASRFGSSGMKDDEG from the coding sequence GAGCTCAAATACGACGCTCAGGGGCTCATCCCGACCGTGGTCCAGGAGCTCGACGGACGGGTCCTCATGGTGGCGTACATGAATGCCGAGAGCCTGTCCATGACCATCGAGAGCGGCTATACCCACTTTTGGAGCCGATCGCGCCAAAAATTCTGGAAAAAGGGTGAGACGAGCGGCCACACTCAAAGGGTCCGCCGCCTATGGTACGACTGCGACTCCGATTGCCTGCTCGTCCAGGTGGAGCAGACGGGCCCGGCCTGCCACACGGGCGAGCCGACCTGCTTTTTCCAGCCCGTCGAGGCCGACTTCGGCGAGGCCGTCCCGCCCGCCGCTGGGCCGGAAGTTTTCGACCGCCTGGCCGCCGTCATCGAGGATAGGAAGGCCGACGATCAGGATGATTCCTACGTGGCACGCCTTTCGAGGGAGGGCGGATCTGGAATTTCCCGGAAAATGATGGAGACCGCCGAAGAGGCGGCCCGTGCGGCACATGATAAAGACCCCCAAGCCCTGGTCCAGGAGATGGCCGACCTCTGGTTCCACACCCTGGTATTGCTGGCCGACTCGGGTGTCGAGCCTAAGAACGTCTACGGCGAGCTGGCGAGCCGATTCGGCTCCTCCGGGATGAAAGACGACGAGGGCTAA
- a CDS encoding tetratricopeptide repeat protein: MRIRGKVVAACCCAMFFLIAGCTALPRMRRDAAPDTYFIEKHVEDLEGQVSSLRRERDQLTRRLDSVERKMARLSDHPWLSSVGDNPLANLPAPTEEPFPLAARRPPPKDPSPKATPLPPPPPTVLKSATGKVASVLSRLNKIVRRPISIIRERSSNELFRLGQRHFEAGEIEAAVEKLELYLERTKDGKKADEALLLIGRAELARGRPMAAASSLSQLLERAPESPKRPDALYHAGESFHRLNDKVQALKRWKELETEYPSHHLAAKARVAIGQMAAER; encoded by the coding sequence CGCTGGCTGCACGGCCCTGCCCCGCATGAGAAGGGACGCCGCTCCCGATACTTACTTTATAGAGAAGCATGTGGAGGATCTGGAGGGTCAGGTCTCCTCGCTACGCCGTGAGCGGGACCAGCTTACCCGACGTCTCGACTCCGTCGAGCGCAAGATGGCGCGCCTCTCCGACCACCCGTGGTTATCCTCCGTTGGCGATAATCCCTTGGCGAATCTGCCGGCGCCGACCGAAGAGCCCTTTCCCCTGGCCGCCCGCCGCCCGCCCCCTAAAGACCCATCACCAAAGGCTACGCCCCTTCCACCCCCTCCGCCTACGGTGTTGAAATCGGCTACGGGAAAAGTGGCTTCAGTCCTCTCGCGCCTCAACAAGATTGTACGACGTCCAATTTCGATTATCAGAGAGCGGTCGTCCAATGAGCTCTTCCGGCTCGGCCAACGTCACTTTGAGGCCGGAGAGATCGAGGCGGCTGTCGAGAAGCTGGAACTCTACCTAGAGCGGACCAAGGATGGGAAGAAGGCTGATGAGGCGCTTTTGCTCATTGGCCGGGCAGAGCTGGCCCGAGGCCGACCGATGGCGGCTGCCTCGAGCTTAAGCCAGCTGCTCGAGAGGGCTCCCGAGAGCCCCAAGCGGCCCGATGCGCTCTATCATGCGGGGGAGTCATTCCACAGGCTCAATGACAAGGTTCAAGCTCTCAAGCGATGGAAGGAGCTGGAGACCGAATATCCCTCCCACCACCTCGCCGCGAAGGCCCGCGTCGCAATCGGCCAGATGGCCGCCGAACGCTGA